Proteins encoded within one genomic window of Pseudomonadales bacterium:
- a CDS encoding TerD family protein, with protein MAVALRKGQEHVVGKPPTAALPTLAFGLGWDVKQSFSKGVLGIGAGKRKRAVDLDASCLLFDGNKELVDQVWFQQYQSEGGAVVHSGDNQSGSAPGADEIIHVNLSKLPDKVQTLVFTVTCFSELSFDKVDNAFISLVDTVTRAEEARFDLAVEGGQHTALVIGKLTRRGSDWVFTALGVEGEGHTFVKLLPLIKTLI; from the coding sequence ATGGCCGTTGCACTGAGAAAAGGGCAAGAACATGTGGTTGGCAAGCCACCCACTGCCGCACTGCCAACCCTGGCCTTTGGGCTTGGCTGGGATGTCAAACAGAGCTTCTCCAAAGGCGTCTTGGGCATTGGTGCCGGAAAGAGAAAGCGCGCGGTCGATCTCGATGCCTCCTGCCTGCTGTTCGATGGCAACAAGGAGTTGGTCGACCAGGTCTGGTTCCAGCAGTACCAGAGCGAAGGCGGCGCGGTCGTCCATTCGGGTGACAACCAGTCAGGCAGTGCTCCCGGGGCGGACGAGATCATCCATGTCAACCTCTCCAAGCTGCCGGACAAGGTGCAGACACTGGTCTTCACGGTCACCTGCTTCAGCGAACTCAGTTTCGACAAGGTCGACAACGCCTTCATCTCACTGGTCGATACGGTCACCCGTGCCGAAGAGGCGCGTTTTGATCTGGCGGTAGAGGGCGGCCAACACACTGCACTGGTGATCGGCAAGCTGACCCGCCGTGGCAGTGACTGGGTCTTCACCGCCCTCGGTGTCGAGGGCGAGGGACACACCTTCGTCAAGCTGCTGCCGCTGATCAAGACCCTGATCTGA